AGGATCATCCAGGGAAACAATTGATAAATACCAAATAGAATGGCAAGGGTTCCAATAAGGGCGGTTAATCCTCTTGTTTGACGGTCTTTTTCCATAAGTTGAAATCTTTCTGGTACTGCTCGTGGTTCGACTTGTCAGTGGAAGCGAGATAAGAATAACTGCGGCAAATAGGATGGAAAGTATTTTTTTCATAATTATCCAACTTATTTCCTCTTAGTAATACGCTGATCCATACGAATAAGTTTCATAGAAAAATGTTTTAGTCCAAGTTGATTTTTGGAAGTAACAGTAATATACTACATTACAACACTAATGCACCAATTCAGAGAGGAAGGGGAGCATGTGATTCTTAATACCGACGGAACGAAGCCGATTTATTTGCAGATAGCTGAATGGATCGAAAATGAAATCCTAAACGGCGATCTGCCGGAGGACGAGAAGGTTTATTCTCAATATAAGCTTGCGGATATGTATAACATTAATCCGGCGACAGCCGCCAAAGGGCTCACAAAGCTTGCGGAGGAAGGGATTCTTTATGATAAGCGAGGTATTGGAAAGTTCGTGTCCTCCGAGGCGATAAAAATCATCAAGGACAAGCGAATAAACCATACACTAAAGAGTATGGTCGAGGATCTTATTCAAGAGGCTGAACGGCTCGATATGGCAGAAACAGAACTAATTTCACTGATAAAGGAAACAAGAAGTAGAAACAAAGGGGGATAAGAATGAACATCATTGAATGCAGGCAATTAACGAAAGCTTACCGGGGGTTTAAAGCTCTGGATCAGCTTTGCTGCACAATTGGAGAGAATAAACTGGTTGGACTGGTCGGAAGAAATGGTGCAGGTAAGACAACACTCATGAAGATTTTAAGCGGCATGCTTAAGGAAACATCCGGAGAAGTGAAGGTATTTTCTAACCGCCCGTTTAACAGTCTGCTCGTATCTGCCAATTCTATCTTTATTGATGACCAAATGAACTTTCCAACAGCTCTTTCCCTGGCAGACATTCTGGTGGAGGCCGGCGAGTTTTATGAACATTGGAATGAGGAACTGGCATGGCATTTATTTGATTACTTTGGGTTTCATAAAAAGGAATACCATAAAAATCTATCAAAAGGGAAAGAAAGCACCTTCAATATGATTGTCGGACTTGCGGCCCGCTGTCCACTCACTATATTTGATGAACCGACTACAGGCATGGATGCGGCCGTTCGCAAGGATTTTTACCGGATATTACTTAAGGACTATCTCGCTTATCCACGTACGATCCTCCTATCCACTCATCATTTAGAAGAAGTGGAGGATCAATTGGAAGAGGTACTGCTGCTGGACCAGGGGGAGAAAGTGCTTCACATGTCGATCGAAGAGCTCAGAGAGCTTGCGATAGGGTTGAAAGGGAAGCGTGAAATACTGGCACCGTATTTCGCCGATCGCAAAACTATTTATACGGAACCTTTTGGGATGGGTGACGAGTATATCGTTACCAGAAATAATTTTTCTCAGAAAGAGAAACAGGAAATGAAGCGTGAAGGAATTCAATTTTCAGGCGTTTCCGCTAGTGATCTATGTATCTACTTAACTTCTTCAGAATCTCAAAAAGGGGGGACTTTAGATGACATCCTTAACTGAAGTAAGCACCAGGGAGGTGATTGGTAAACAATATCACTATAAACTGAAAGCTTATATGGGGATTCTCACCTCTCTTGTCACTGTACAATTGCTAGGACTGCTGTTCTCGTTGAATGGGGTCGGTTCTCGAAGCCTTGGCACCTTTGGTCTGGACCTCAATATTAATTATTATTCAGCGGATATGATCATCATTTTCACCTTTTTCTGGGGCTTCATGAGTGCCCTTCTTATGACCACGAAAGCTTATCGGGAGGATGATTTTGCTTTTATTACCAACCGCTTCAGCAGCAACATGTCTTCCGTTGCTTTCATCGCTACAGTAAGTGTTATCGGCGGTCTGACTGCGATTATGGCCAGTTTCTTACTTAAAGTGGTAGTCTATTTTATTTTAGGAAACAAGGAGGTTATAGGTA
The Halobacillus halophilus DSM 2266 DNA segment above includes these coding regions:
- a CDS encoding GntR family transcriptional regulator; translated protein: MILNTDGTKPIYLQIAEWIENEILNGDLPEDEKVYSQYKLADMYNINPATAAKGLTKLAEEGILYDKRGIGKFVSSEAIKIIKDKRINHTLKSMVEDLIQEAERLDMAETELISLIKETRSRNKGG
- a CDS encoding ATP-binding cassette domain-containing protein; translation: MNIIECRQLTKAYRGFKALDQLCCTIGENKLVGLVGRNGAGKTTLMKILSGMLKETSGEVKVFSNRPFNSLLVSANSIFIDDQMNFPTALSLADILVEAGEFYEHWNEELAWHLFDYFGFHKKEYHKNLSKGKESTFNMIVGLAARCPLTIFDEPTTGMDAAVRKDFYRILLKDYLAYPRTILLSTHHLEEVEDQLEEVLLLDQGEKVLHMSIEELRELAIGLKGKREILAPYFADRKTIYTEPFGMGDEYIVTRNNFSQKEKQEMKREGIQFSGVSASDLCIYLTSSESQKGGTLDDILN